The proteins below come from a single Panicum hallii strain FIL2 chromosome 7, PHallii_v3.1, whole genome shotgun sequence genomic window:
- the LOC112899780 gene encoding calnexin homolog has protein sequence MMGGRALLLLLVSALLVQIRASDPLLYESFDEDFEGRWVVSKKDEYQGVWKRAKSDGHEDYGLLVSEKARKYAIIKELDEPVTLKDGTVVLQFEVRLQNGLECGGAYIKYIRPQESGWDAKEFDNETPYTIMFGPDKCGSTNKVHFILKHKSPKTGKYVEHHLKFPPSVPYDKLSHVYTAILKPDNEVRILIDGEEKKKANFLSADDFEPALIPPKTIPDPDDKKPEDWDERAKIPDPNAVKPDDWDEDAPMEIEDVEATKPEGWLDDEPEEIDDPEASKPEDWDDEEDGEWEAPKIDNPKCEEAPGCGEWKRPMKQNPAYKGKWHAPLIDNPNYKGIWKPQEIPNPEYFELDKPDFDPIAAIGIEIWTMQDGILFDNILIADDEKVATSILEKTWKPKYEVEKEKEKAEEAAAAADGLSEFQKKVFDILYKIADVPFLAPYKTKIIDVIEKGEKQPNITLGILVSVVVVFVTVLFRILFGGKKPAAPVKPAVEVKKPKATETDGAGSSGDKVEKEDEKEETAAPRRRSRRET, from the exons ATGATGGGAGGgcgcgcgctgctgctgctgctcgtctCGGCGCTGCTCGTTCAGATCCGCGCCTCCGACCCG CTGCTGTACGAGTCGTTCGACGAGGACTTCGAGGGGAGGTGGGTCGTCTCCAAGAAGGACGAGTACCAAG GTGTGTGGAAGCGTGCCAAGAGTGATGGGCATGAGGACTATGGCCTCCTTGTTAGTGAGAAGGCCAGGAAATATGCCATAATCAAGGAGCTTGATGAGCCAGTTACTTTGAAGGATGGCACAGTAGTCCTGCAGTTTGAAGTAAGGCTCCAGAATGGCCTTGAGTGTGGAGGTGCATATATTAAGTACATCCGCCCTCAGGAGTCCGGATGGGATGCCAAGGAGTTTGATAACGAGACTCCATACACTATCATGTTTGGTCCAGACAAGTGTGGGTCAACCAACAAGGTGCATTTCATCCTTAAGCACAAGAGCCCCAAGACTGGAAAGTATGTCGAGCATCACCTCAAGTTCCCACCTTCAGTCCCATATGACAAGCTCTCTCATGTCTACACGGCTATCTTGAAGCCTGACAATGAGGTGAGAATTTTGATCGATggggaggaaaagaagaaggcaaACTTCCTGTCTGCTGATGATTTTGAGCCAGCGCTCATCCCACCCAAGACCATTCCAGACCCTGATGACAAGAAGCCAGAGGACTGGGATGAGAGAGCTAAAATCCCTGATCCGAATGCAGTGAAGCCTGATGACTGGGATGAGGATGCCCCGATGGAAATTGAGGATGTGGAAGCCACCAAGCCTGAGGGATGGCTGGATGATGAGCCTGAGGAGATTGATGATCCTGAGGCAAGCAAGCCTGAGGACTGGGATGATGAGGAGGATGGTGAATGGGAGGCACCAAAGATTGACAACCCTAAGTGCGAAGAGGCACCTGGATGTGGCGAGTGGAAGAGGCCAATGAAGCAGAACCCAGCTTACAAGGGCAAGTGGCATGCACCCCTGATTGACAACCCCAACTACAAGGGAATCTGGAAGCCTCAGGAGATCCCCAACCCTGAGTACTTTGAGCTTGACAAGCCCGACTTTGATCCAATTGCTGCTATTGGAATTGAGATCTGGACGATGCAGGATGGCATCCTGTTTGACAATATTTTGATTGCTGATGATGAGAAGGTTGCCACCTCCATCCTTGAGAAGACCTGGAAGCCCAAGTACGAAGTTGAGAAGGAAAAGGAGAAGGCTGAGGAGGCTGCTGCTGCAGCAGATGGTCTTTCTGAGTTCCAG AAGAAGGTTTTTGACATCCTATACAAGATTGCTGATGTTCCATTCTTGGCACCCTACAAGACCAAGATCATT GATGTGATTGAGAAGGGAGAGAAGCAGCCCAACATCACTCTTGGCATTTTGGTTTCGGTTGTCGTCGTCTTTGTGACCGTGCTCTTCAGGATCCTGTTCGGTGGCAAGAAGCCTGCG GCTCCTGTGAAACCTGCAGTTGAGGTGAAGAAGCCCAAGGCCACTGAGACTGACGGTGCTGGAAGCAGCGGCGACAAGGTGGAGAAAGAGGACGAGAAGGAGGAAACCGCAGCGCCACGCCGGAGGTCCCGGAGGGAGACATAG
- the LOC112900679 gene encoding ribonuclease TUDOR 1-like — protein MREGDICSAKHAAEIKEEALPNTRTEAAPESGGRGTVSSAMAASGWIMGKVKAVPSGDTLVIMGSAKAEMLPPEKSITLSSIIAPRLASRHGTDEPFAWDSREFLRKLCIGQDVKFKVDYIIAASGREFGRVYLAGDQNIAGLVVAQGFAKVKEQRQKGETSPYVTELLRLEEIARNQGSGCWTKEPGAAEASVRILSSSTIGEANPSGTKGFVAEMKGKALEAIVEQVRDGSTIRVYLIPSFSFVQVYVAGVQAPSMGRRLPSAVAPKEVANNIDVNGKASREAQAPPILGTLQKPVASAVTYSEIPPDRFGKEAKHFTETKVLNREVRIILEGTDSFNNMFASVYYSDGNTAKDLALELVENGFAKYMEWSANMLGAETKRKLKNAELQAKKEQLRIWTGYQLPVTNTTPIHNQKFTGKVIEVVNGYCIIVADDILPAGSPLAERRVNLSSIRPSKSVDSLGESKTIEHFARAAKEFLRTRLIGKQVHVSMEYSRRINISNGQVAADKTNLVDTRTLDYGSVFLPSQVGSSGNLLGANVAELLLSRGFADITRHRDYEERSHHYDALLEAYSRAEKVKKGYHAKKNYPVTHMNDLTTVPAKKARDFFHLLQRNRRHSAVVEYIFSGHRFKLTIPNETSTIAFSFSCVRCPGKNEPYSDDAIALMRRTILQRDVEIEIEAVDRTGTFLGSLWESKNNMASVLLEAGLAKLSSFGIDRISDAQTLIRAEKYAQQKKLKVWENYNEAEGIPQRSLTGQNGKQTFKVIVTEVIGGGKFYAQIVGDRRLDNIRQELASMKFNDASEIVPFNPTKGDVVLAQFTLDNSWNRAMILSEHQGPTEREFEVFYIDYGNQEIVTYSCLRPAPANQSTSLIPPLAKLFRLAFITVPNLTDDLGEQAARYLSMVLLDNEKEFKATVEERGSVGARQEGQGTGEVLIVTLLDEDAESSVNAAMLENGLAQMERKRSNSWDRRGAVKNLEQFQEHAKKERRGIWRLRGTDVPARAQPPSRGFDLIGLIASKTNKTSK, from the exons ATGAGGGAGGGAGATATTTGCTCGGCAAAGCACGCGGCAGAGATAAAAGAAGAAGCGTTACCCAATACTCGCACCGAAGCCGCGCCGGAGTCCGGTGGGCGG GGAACTGTTTCTTCAGCCATGGCAGCGTCGGGCTGGATTATGGGGAAGGTCAAGGCCGTGCCTTCCGGCGACACCCTGGTAATCATGGGGAGCGCAAAGGCGGAGATGCTCCCACCAGAGAAGTCGATCACCTTGTCGTCGATCATCGCTCCAAGGCTG GCATCGCGTCATGGAACGGATGAGCCGTTCGCCTGGGATAGTAGGGAATTCCTGAGGAAGCTTTGCATTGGACAG GATGTTAAGTTCAAAGTGGACTACATAATTGCTGCTTCAGGCCGTGAATTTGGTAGGGTTTATCTTGCTGGAGATCAGAACATTGCGGGCCTGGTTGTCGCCCAGGGGTTCGCCAAG GTAAAAGAGCAACGTCAGAAGGGTGAGACAAGTCCATATGTCACAGAGTTGCTAAGATTGGAGGAGATTGCTAGAAACCAAGGTTCAGGTTGTTGGACTAAG GAACCTGGGGCTGCGGAGGCTTCAGTAAGAATTCTTTCATCATCAACCATTGGAGAAGCCAACCCTTCTGGTACAAAGGGTTTTGTTGCTGAGATGAAAGGGAAGGCTTTGGAGGCCATTGTTGAGCAAGTGCGTGATGGTAGCACTATTCGTGTCTACTTGATTCCTAGCTTTAGTTTTGTTCAGGTTTACGTTGCCGGTGTTCAG GCTCCATCCATGGGAAGACGACTCCCAAGTGCGGTTGCTCCAAAAGAAGTAGCTAACAATATTGATGTGAATGGGAAAGCATCTCGAGAAGCTCAAGCACCACCAATATTGGGGACGTTACAGAAGCCCGTAGCATCTGCAGTTACTTATTCCGAAATTCCACCAGATAGGTTTGGTAAGGAGGCAAAGCACTTCACTGAGACAAAAGTTCTCAATAGAGAA GTGCGGATTATACTGGAGGGAACAGACAGTTTTAATAACATGTTTGCATCAGTGTATTATTCTGATGGAAATACTGCCAAGGACTTAGCGCTTGAGCTTGTAGAAAAT GGATTTGCAAAGTATATGGAATGGAGCGCGAACATGCTTGGAGCTGAAACCAAAAGAAAGCTTAAGAATGCTGAACTTCAGGCTAAGAAGGAACAGCTAAGGATATGGACGGGATATCAGCTACCTGTTACAAATACAACACCGATACACAACCAGAAATTCACGGGAAAA GTCATAGAGGTAGTGAATGGGTACTGTATAATTGTTGCTGATGATATTTTACCTGCTGGAAGTCCTTTGGCAGAGCGGCGTGTAAATCTTTCTAGCATCAGACCTTCTAAATCAGTTGATTCTTTGGGAGAAAGCAAAACGATTGAACATTTTGCACGTGCAGCCAAGGAATTTTTGCGCACACGGCTAATTGGCAAACAG GTTCATGTCTCAATGGAGTATTCCAGGAGAATCAACATTTCAAATGGACAAGTTGCTGCAGACAAAACCAACTTAGTTGACACCAGAACTTTGGATTATGGATCTGTTTTTCTACCCTCCCAGGTTGGTAGCTCTGGCAACCTACTTGGAGCCAATGTCGCCGAGCTCTTGCTTTCACGAGGATTTGCTGATATCACAAGACATCGGGACTATGAGGAGAGGTCACACCACTATGATGCACTCTTGGAAGCCTATTCGCGTGCTGAAAAAGTGAAGAAAGGATATCATGCCAAAAAGAATTATCCCGTGACTCATATGAATGATTTGACAACG GTTCCTGCAAAGAAGGCGAGAGATTTTTTCCACTTGTTACAGCGAAATAGAAGGCACTCCGCTGTTGTTGAGTACATTTTCAGTGGGCATCGCTTCAAACTAACAATACCTAATGAGACAAGCACCATTGCCTTTTCATTCTCGTGTGTTCGGTGCCCTGGTAAAAATGAGCCCTACTCAGATGATGCCATTGCTCTAATGAGGAGAACAATACTCCAACGTGATGTCGAG ATTGAGATTGAAGCCGTGGATAGGACTGGGACATTCTTAGGTTCCTTATGGGAGTCCAAGAACAATATGGCTTCTGTTCTTCTTGAAGCCGGCCTAGCCAAGCTTAGTTCTTTTGGAATTGACAGAATCTCAGATGCTCAAACTCTCATAAGGGCAGAAAAGTATGCACAACAAAAGAAATTGAAG GTCTGGGAGAATTACAATGAAGCAGAAGGGATTCCCCAAAGATCGTTGACCGGACAAAATGGAAAACAAACTTTCAAG GTTATTGTAACTGAAGTCATTGGTGGTGGAAAGTTCTATGCCCAGATAGTTGGCGATCGTCGCTTGGATAACATTCGACAAGAGCTGGCTTCTATGAAATTTAATGATGCATCAGAAA TTGTTCCATTTAATCCAACCAAGGGAGATGTGGTGCTAGCCCAATTCACTCTCGATAATTCTTGGAACAGAGCCATG ATTTTGAGTGAACATCAAGGACCCACGGAGAGGGAGTTTGAAGTATTTTACATTGACTACGGAAACCAAGAAATAGTTACTTACAGTTGCTTGAGACCTGCACCTGCAAATCAATCTACCTCCTTGATTCCTCCACTAGCCAAGTTATTCCGTCTCGCGTTCATCACGGTTCCTAACCTGACGGATGACCTTGGTGAGCAAGCTGCAAGGTACCTAAGCATGGTCTTGCTTGATAACGAGAAGGAGTTCAAAGCAACAGTTGAAGAGCGTGGCAGTGTGGGAGCTAGGCAAGAAGGACAAGGGACCGGAGAAGTGCTTATCGTGACTTTGCTCGATGAGGATGCAGAAAGCAGCGTCAATGCTGCAATGCTGGAG AATGGCTTGGCTCAGATGGAGAGAAAGAGGTCGAACTCGTGGGACAGGAGGGGTGCCGTGAAAAATTTGGAACAGTTTCAGGAGCATGCGAAGAAGGAGCGTCGCGGCATTTGGCGTCTTCGGGGCACGGATGTGCCGG CTCGAGCTCAGCCTCCTAGCAGGGGCTTTGACCTGATCGGTCTCATCGCTTCCAAGACCAACAAAACCTCCAAATAA